The following are encoded in a window of Zymoseptoria tritici IPO323 chromosome 4, whole genome shotgun sequence genomic DNA:
- a CDS encoding uncharacterized protein (conserved hypothetical protein, unknown function, COG4222 Superfamily), whose translation MRFTKSFLATVPLSVLSFSQFSIAQSNSTSAVNTTTCNGQTYVYEELAGYGFIPGNARDKFGDTIGGIGSSIAIDRLSWVKVGKTYKGLLYSLPDRGWNTEGTLNYQSRIQKHLVSFTPSPSSSSQNPSRPNIEFTYLDTILLTDPRGQPTVGLDGGLTGPYLNFPECGELPSANYTGDGFGGSGSGGSRVVIDAEGLVLGRGGTFWVSDEYGDFVYQFSPTGRMIRAIRPPPAFTPIRNGSVSYSSDNPPRYDPALVPNPVDPTTGRANNQGLEGLTTNPSGTKLYALAQSALIQDGGSKKKTSRNARFLVYDISNPFAVAKLEAEYVVPLARFGNNDVARQSEIHYISPTQFLVLARDSNAGRGQGASTTSQYRHVDVFDISGATNVAGKSDCQGCQVATSAGVLNSNTTAAAYCSWLDFNVNSQLNRFGVRNGGAQSDGLLNEKWESLALVPVNAQPGYGFGRKDDADEYYLLSFSDNDFITQDGYLKGGEFKYADASGYNLDNQALLFKVKLPQGSQPLVG comes from the coding sequence ATGCGTTTCACCAAGTCCTTCCTGGCCACAGTGCCTCTGTccgtcctctccttctctcaATTCTCGATCGCACAATCCAACAGCACTTCTGCCGTCAATACAACAACCTGCAACGGCCAGACATACGTCTACGAGGAACTCGCGGGCTACGGGTTCATTCCCGGCAATGCTCGCGACAAATTCGGCGACACAATCGGTGGCATCGGCTCATCCATTGCTATCGACCGCCTTTCCTGGGTCAAAGTTGGCAAGACTTATAAGGGACTACTTTACAGTCTCCCCGACAGAGGCTGGAACACGGAGGGCACGCTCAATTACCAATCACGCATCCAGAAGCATTTGGTTTCATtcactccttctccttcttcttcctctcaaaATCCAAGCCGGCCGAACATCGAGTTTACCTACCTGGACACCATCCTCCTAACAGACCCTCGTGGCCAGCCAACAGTCGGTCTCGATGGCGGTCTGACCGGACCATACCTCAATTTTCCGGAATGTGGCGAGCTTCCCTCTGCGAACTACACAGGCGACGGTTTTGGCGGCTCTGGATCAGGAGGTAGCAGAGTTGTAATCGACGCTGAAGGTCTCGTTCTCGGCCGTGGCGGCACGTTCTGGGTATCCGACGAGTACGGTGACTTCGTCTACCAATTCTCTCCGACCGGACGCATGATCCGCGCTATCCGTCCACCACCGGCCTTCACGCCCATTCGCAATGGTTCCGTATCCTACAGCTCCGACAACCCACCTCGCTACGACCCTGCTCTTGTACCCAACCCAGTCGATCCTACAACTGGGCGCGCCAACAACCAAGGTCTCGAAGGCCTAACGACAAACCCATCCGGTACGAAGCTCTACGCTCTCGCCCAATCCGCTCTCATTCAAGACGGTGgctccaagaagaagacttccCGCAACGCCCGTTTCCTCGTCTACGACATCTCCAACCCTTTCGCCGTCGCCAAGCTGGAGGCCGAGTACGTCGTCCCTCTTGCGCGCTTCGGTAACAATGACGTCGCACGCCAATCCGAAATCCACTACATCTCGCCAACTCAATTCCTCGTCCTGGCCCGTGACTCTAATGCTGGACGTGGCCAGGGGGCCAGCACAACCAGCCAGTACCGCCACGTCGACGTCTTTGACATTTCTGGTGCGACCAACGTGGCTGGCAAGTCGGACTGCCAGGGCTGCCAGGTGGCCACGTCAGCTGGTGTGCTGAACAGCAATACCACAGCTGCGGCGTACTGCAGCTGGTTGGACTTCAATGTCAACTCGCAGCTCAACCGATTCGGCGTGAGGAACGGTGGAGCTCAAAGTGACGGTCTGCTCAACGAGAAATGGGAATCTCTGGCTCTCGTGCCTGTGAACGCACAGCCTGGTTATGGTTTCGGACGCAAGGATGATGCGGACGAGTATTACCTGCTGTCCTTCTCGGACAACGACTTCATTACGCAGGATGGATATCTGAAGGGTGGAGAGTTCAAGTATGCGGATGCCAGCGGGTACAACTTGGACAACCAGGCATTGTTGTTCAAGGTGAAGCTGCCGCAGGGATCGCAGCCGCTTGTGGGATGA